One window of Candidatus Nitrospira kreftii genomic DNA carries:
- a CDS encoding Farnesyl diphosphate synthase — MNIADYLEHKRIDVDRFLDFVAPPTAVPPTTLHESLRYSLMAGGKRVRPILTIAAADALGQTPPGLMAVACSLELIHTYSLIHDDLPSMDNDDFRRGKPTNHKVYGEAMAILAGDALLTMAFALVSRPDLMKGCDPVRQVRIIQELAFGSGNMGMVGGQVFDIQAENRDIDLPTLQNIHKHKTGMLIRAAVRMGAIAAGASDRQLDDMTAYAEDIGLAFQIADDVLNVTGTREELGKNPNTDIERGKKTYPTFYGVDGAKKLADDCVTCAISRLSSFGSSADPLREIARYITSRKN; from the coding sequence ATGAACATTGCAGACTATCTGGAACACAAACGAATTGATGTCGATCGCTTTCTCGACTTCGTGGCTCCACCGACTGCCGTGCCACCAACCACGCTACACGAGAGCCTTCGCTATAGTCTGATGGCTGGTGGCAAGCGCGTACGGCCGATTCTGACGATCGCTGCAGCGGACGCGCTGGGCCAGACACCACCCGGCCTCATGGCGGTCGCCTGCTCACTGGAACTCATCCATACTTATTCGCTGATCCACGACGATCTCCCATCGATGGACAACGACGACTTTCGCCGTGGAAAGCCGACGAATCATAAAGTCTATGGCGAAGCGATGGCCATTCTTGCCGGGGACGCGTTGCTCACAATGGCATTCGCCCTAGTCAGCAGACCGGACCTCATGAAGGGCTGCGATCCGGTGCGGCAAGTGCGCATCATTCAAGAGTTGGCCTTTGGGTCCGGCAACATGGGCATGGTGGGAGGTCAGGTCTTCGACATCCAAGCCGAAAACAGGGATATCGATCTCCCGACCCTGCAGAACATTCACAAGCATAAAACCGGCATGCTCATTCGTGCCGCTGTACGAATGGGCGCCATCGCCGCCGGAGCGAGCGACCGGCAACTCGACGACATGACGGCTTATGCCGAAGACATCGGGCTGGCATTTCAAATCGCCGACGACGTGCTGAATGTGACTGGTACGCGCGAAGAGCTTGGCAAGAATCCCAACACCGACATCGAGCGTGGGAAGAAAACTTATCCCACGTTTTATGGCGTGGACGGGGCGAAGAAACTAGCCGATGACTGTGTCACCTGTGCCATCAGCCGTCTCTCCTCCTTTGGCTCTTCGGCCGATCCCTTGCGCGAGATCGCGCGATATATCACAAGTCGTAAGAACTGA
- a CDS encoding putative dihydroflavonol 4-reductase, whose protein sequence is MKALVTGATGFVGAAVVRALLRTGVEVRVIARPGSDPTNLQSLNIDTVSGDLRDKESLRQALTGCRHLYHVAAHYALWAKDPSIFYDINVVGTRNLLEVAREVGVERTVYCSTIGAIGLPPGGGLGTEETPVSLEQMAGHYKRSKYLAEQEVHKLAEKGLPVVIVNPSAPVGERDVKPTPTGQIIVDFMKGRMPAYIETGMNIIDVDDVATGHLLAMEKGRQGERYILGAKNLLLREVFEILSTLTGVKAPVLKLPRGAVLPLAYLNHWFANLTGIPPRIPLEGVKMAKYKMHYDCSKAVQELGLPQHPPEVALEKAVRWFKTHGYA, encoded by the coding sequence ATGAAAGCTCTCGTGACTGGAGCAACTGGGTTTGTCGGAGCCGCGGTGGTTCGCGCCCTGCTTCGGACCGGTGTGGAAGTCCGTGTGATTGCCCGCCCTGGAAGTGATCCAACCAATCTCCAGTCATTGAACATCGACACTGTCTCCGGCGATCTCCGCGATAAAGAATCACTCCGCCAGGCCCTTACCGGTTGCCGCCACCTCTACCATGTTGCCGCACACTACGCCTTGTGGGCCAAAGATCCGTCGATCTTCTATGACATTAACGTGGTCGGCACCAGAAATCTGTTGGAAGTCGCGCGCGAAGTGGGAGTCGAGCGCACGGTCTATTGCAGCACCATTGGCGCGATCGGCTTACCGCCTGGTGGAGGACTCGGAACGGAAGAGACGCCGGTATCACTCGAACAAATGGCCGGCCACTATAAACGCTCGAAGTACCTGGCTGAGCAGGAGGTGCACAAGCTGGCGGAGAAGGGACTGCCCGTCGTCATCGTCAACCCCAGTGCCCCGGTGGGCGAGCGCGACGTGAAGCCGACCCCAACCGGCCAGATCATCGTGGATTTTATGAAAGGCCGGATGCCGGCCTACATTGAAACCGGCATGAACATCATCGACGTCGACGATGTCGCCACCGGCCATCTACTTGCAATGGAGAAAGGCCGCCAGGGTGAACGATATATCCTCGGCGCTAAGAACCTGTTACTGCGTGAGGTATTTGAGATTCTCAGCACATTAACCGGCGTCAAAGCCCCGGTCCTAAAATTGCCGAGGGGCGCGGTGCTTCCGCTCGCCTATCTCAATCACTGGTTTGCCAACCTGACCGGCATACCACCACGCATTCCGCTGGAAGGGGTGAAGATGGCCAAGTACAAGATGCACTATGATTGCAGTAAGGCCGTCCAAGAACTGGGCCTGCCGCAACATCCCCCCGAAGTGGCGCTGGAGAAGGCGGTGCGATGGTTCAAGACTCACGGGTACGCATAA